In a single window of the Campylobacter concisus genome:
- the gmd gene encoding GDP-mannose 4,6-dehydratase has product MDKKVALITGITGQDGSYLTEFLLKKGYIVHGVKRRTSLFNTDRIDHLYQDPHVDNRNFFLHYGDMTDSMNLTRIIQEVQPDEIYNLAAMSHVHVSFETPEYVANADGTGTLRLLEAIRILGLEKKTKIYQASTSELYGKVQETPQSETTPFYPRSPYAVAKMYAYWITVNYREAYGIFACNGILFNHESPVRGETFVTRKITRAASKIALGLQDKLYLGNLDAKRDWGHAKDYVKMMWMILQAPEPEDWVIATGQTTAVRDFVKFAFAYAGINLRFEGADVDEIGVVDSLNFEKAKELNLNLSHLSVGQTVVCVDPRYFRPTEVDLLLGDPSKAEKKLGWKREFNLQDLVNDMMKSDLKLMTKDIYLKDGGYEIMSYFE; this is encoded by the coding sequence ATGGATAAAAAAGTAGCGTTAATAACTGGTATAACTGGTCAAGATGGATCGTATCTGACAGAATTTTTACTAAAAAAAGGTTATATAGTCCATGGTGTAAAAAGGCGAACGAGCCTTTTTAATACAGACAGAATAGACCATCTTTATCAAGATCCGCATGTTGATAATAGAAATTTTTTCTTACATTATGGTGATATGACGGACTCTATGAATTTAACAAGGATCATCCAAGAAGTACAGCCAGATGAAATTTACAACCTAGCTGCCATGAGCCACGTTCATGTAAGCTTTGAGACACCAGAATATGTCGCAAATGCTGATGGCACAGGCACTCTTAGACTACTTGAAGCTATAAGGATACTAGGGCTTGAGAAAAAAACTAAAATTTATCAGGCATCTACCTCTGAGCTTTACGGAAAAGTGCAAGAGACACCGCAAAGCGAAACGACTCCATTTTATCCAAGAAGTCCTTATGCGGTCGCAAAGATGTATGCGTACTGGATAACGGTTAATTATAGAGAGGCTTATGGTATTTTTGCTTGTAATGGCATATTGTTTAATCACGAATCACCAGTTAGAGGCGAGACATTTGTAACCAGAAAGATTACAAGGGCAGCTAGCAAGATAGCTCTTGGACTTCAAGACAAGCTTTATCTTGGAAATTTAGACGCCAAAAGAGACTGGGGCCATGCAAAAGACTATGTGAAGATGATGTGGATGATACTGCAAGCTCCAGAGCCAGAAGACTGGGTGATAGCAACTGGCCAAACAACAGCGGTTAGAGATTTTGTAAAATTTGCATTTGCCTATGCTGGTATCAATTTGAGATTTGAAGGGGCTGACGTAGATGAGATAGGAGTCGTGGACTCACTAAATTTTGAAAAAGCAAAAGAGTTAAATTTAAATTTGTCTCATTTAAGTGTTGGTCAAACTGTGGTTTGTGTGGATCCAAGATATTTTAGACCAACGGAGGTTGATTTGCTACTTGGGGATCCTAGTAAAGCAGAGAAAAAACTAGGCTGGAAGAGAGAATTTAACCTTCAAGATCTAGTAAATGATATGATGAAATCAGACTTAAAGCTCATGACAAAAGATATCTATCTAAAAGATGGCGGATATGAGATAATGAGCTATTTTGAGTAA